TAGACGCTCCAAACGTTGGTTTTCCAGTGGCATTAAATATAACCACATCAATTATTTTTTTGGTGATAATGGCGCTAAATCCTTGCCAGGCAAGTAAAGTATAATAGGTTTTCTTTTTGTATTTTTTCGGAACAATTTGATAATAAAGCATTCCCAGCCATTTATTCGGATCGCAGGCTGCATCGTGGATATTTCGTATTTCTTCCGATTTATCTTCGAGCGGATACACCTCGTATTTTCCTGTTTTTTTATTGAGAGATTGTACATATCCGAAATATTTTTGAGTCCCATCGTCTAACGGAACATTCCAATTTAAAATACGGAATTGCTTGTCGGGTGAAGTAATGCGCGCAATTTTAGTTAGCGAATCAAATCCAAAATCAAACGAATTTGAAACGTTTAATGCTTCGCCAAGCAAACGATTAAATTTTTCATCCGCTGCTATTTTTTTTGCATCGTTGTGTCCTTCAAAAAATTGATATTGCAGTATTTTCAACGTATCCTGATAACTCAATAAACTATCCGTAGCAGTTTTTTGAGCTTTCAGCGTATTTCCGAAAACTATAAATAAAACAAAAAAACAAATGCGTTTCATGCTAAAAAAATTAAGGAACACGTTGGTTTAAAAATTGTTCGGGCGTATTTATCTCGATAGAAGAATGTTTAAAGTCTTTTGTATTGCGTGTAATAATAACATCTGCTTTTGTTTTTGATGCAGAAAAATATTGTAAAGCGTCTTCCACATCTTCAAATTTTGAATTGAATGCAGCAATATAAATTTGTTTATCTAATTCTGTCAAATGAATAATGCTAAGCAATTTTAAAGTTAAATTTTTCACTTTATCGCGTCCAAATTTTTGCATAATATATGCTATATTGGAAATACTTATTGGAGATGTATAACAAATAATTTTCATTTCGTCCGCCATACGAATAATACTTTTTGAGCTTTCGTAGAAAGGCTCTCTTTTCAAAAAAAAATCTAATAAAACATTGGTGTCTAAATAAACGCGCATTATTTCAAGTGTTTTTTTAGTAAATATTTTTCTCTTTCTGTTTCGGCATTAAAATTCTCAGGAATATCCAAATCTTCAATCATTCCACTTAATTCATCTACAGCTGATTTTTTTTTCTGTTTGTTTTTTTGCGTCAGAATGGTAAAATAATCTTGCACTATTTTTGAGATACTAATACCTTTTTGGTGAGAATATTTTTTAATTTCTTTTATCAATTCTGGCTCAATGCTCAATGTCAACTTTGTGTTCATAGTATATTTATATTATACGTATAGAATACAAAGCTACGTATAAAATGATAAATAACAAAAAAAGCCATCCGTAAGAATGGCTTTTCAAAAATTATTTTTTTGATTAAACGTGTAAAGTTTGTTTTTTCTGTAAAAGTTCTTCTTTACTTTCTTTGTTATCATCATCCGAAATACAGCAATCCACGGGACATACAGCCGCACATTGTGGCTCGTCATGAAAACCAACACATTCCGTACATTTATCCGTAACAATGTAATAAACATCCATTGTTTTCGGTGTTTGCGGCGAATCTGCTTCGACAGATAATCCACTTTTTCCGGTAAAATTTCCTTTTAAAGACGTGCCGTCAGAAAAACGCCATTCGTTTCCTCCTTCGTAAATCGCGTTGTTCGGGCATTCCGGCTCGCAAGCTCCGCAATTGATACACTCGTCTGTTATTCTTATAGCCATAATTTTGCTGAAATGTTAAATTTGAATTGTTAGTTTTGCCAAAAATCTTCGCAAAGATACATTATTTTGAAATAAATGATTCGTTGAATGGAATTAAAGAAACGACTCGCTGCTTTTTCAGAGCTCAGCGATATTTTACGACACTTTTTATTGACTGAAAAAAATAATTTTTCAAATCAAAAATATGCCGAAAAGCTGGATGCTGCTATTGCTCGTTCTTTTTTTGTTAATGGTTGGTTTACGGAATCGAATGTAAAAAAAGCACTTTTTTCCATCGCAGAAATGCTTCGAAAAGAAAAATTGGAGAAATGGATTTTTCCCTATCAAAATCAAATTGAAACATATATTGGAAATAAAAATGTTGGTGTTATCATGGCGGGAAATATTCCGATGGTTGGTTTCCACGATATGATCTGCGTGCTGGTTTCAGGAAATAATTTTATTGGAAAACTTTCTTCGTCTGACACCGTTTTGATTCCGCTTTTGGCAGAAATTCTCACAGAATTAGAACCAGATTTTAAAAATAAAATTTTATTTACAGAAGGTCGTTTGCCTTCGATTGATGCGGTTATTGCAACAGGCAGTAATAATTCTTCACGCTATTTTGATTATTATTTTGGAAAATATCCGCACATTATTCGTAAAAATCGCACTTCTGTTGCTGTGTTAGATGGCACCGAAGCTGCCAATGATTTAGCACTTTTAGGCGAGGATGTTTTTTCTTATTTTGGTTTGGGTTGTCGAAATGTTTCTAAACTTTTTTTCCCGGAAGGATACAATGTAAATTTATTATTTGAGTCGTTTTTCGAATTTAATTTCGTCATCAACAATCACAAATACGCCAACAATTACGATTACAATAAAACAATTTATTTAATGCGTTTGGAGCCTGTTTTCGATAATAATTTTTTAATTTTGAAAGAAGACAAAAACTTTGCATCGCCTGTTGCCGTGCTTTTTTACGAGCATTATTCAGATGAAAAATCCTTGTTCGAAAAAATAGCTTTTCAAAAAGAAAACATTCAATGTTGTGTAACGGCTGAAAAAAATAATTTTTCAAAACTAAAATTTGGAACAACGCAACAGCCCGAATTATGGGATTATGCAGACGATGTGGATACGCTAAAATTTTTGTTGAGCGATGTTATTGCTTGATAATGTTCCCGCAGATTTAGGAATTGTAGTTGTCATTCCTTGTTTCAACGAATCACTTTTATTAAATACGCTGGATGCTTTGTTGAATTGCACACGTAGCGATTGTTCGACTGAAATAATTGTTGTTTTAAATGCCTCAGAAAACGCTGACGAGAAAATAATTTTTCAAAACAATGAAACGAAAAAATATTTTTTAGAATGGAAAAAAAAGCACCTAGATTATAAACTGAAATTTTATTTAATAGAAGCTTGTTTACTTCCTAAAAAGTATGCAGGTGTTGGATTAGCGCGAAAAATTGGAATGGACGAAGCGTATCTACGTTTCGAAAAATCAACACAAAAAAATAAAATAATTGCCTGCATGGATGCAGATAGTTTATGCGAAAAAAATTATTTTACCGCGCTCGAAAATCATTTCCTAAAAAATCCCAAAACGCCAGCCTGTTCTATTTATTTTGAGCATCCCGTTAACGGAAATGAATTTTCAAAAGAAGTGTACGAAGGGATTATTCAATACGAATTATTTTTACGCTATTACAATCAGGGCTTACGTTACGCGGGCTTTCCTTTTGCATTCCACACGATAGGTTCTTCGATGGCGGTGCGCGCAGAAGTGTATAAAAAACAAGGTGGAATGAACAAGCGAAAGGCGGGAGAAGATTTTTATTTTCTACAAAAAATTATGCTACTTGGTTTTTTTTCGGAGTTAAATGAAACAAAAATTATTCCTTCTCCGCGTCCTTCTAATCGGGTTCCTTTTGGTACAGGTAAAGCGATTCAGAAATGGTTAGACGAAAAAAATAATTCATACTCGGCATATCATCCGCAAAGTTTTATTGACATCAAAAAGCTTTTTGATACGATAGAATCTTGCTATCAAAAAAATAATTTTTCAGATTTTTTATTAGTGCTTCCTAATACAGTTCAATTATTTTTAGCTGAAAATAATTTTTCTGAAAGGGTAAAAGAATGGAACGAAAATTCGACTTCAAAAAAATATTTTTTGAAACGCTTTTTTTCGTGGTTTGATGGATTTACGATGTTGAAATTTATGCATTATGTTCGCGATGAACATTACGGTTTAATGGATTTGCAAACTACAGTTTCTCAACTTTTAGAGCTCAGAAATAAAGGGTTTGAGAAAAATAATTTTTCAGCGGAAGCTCAACTAAAATTGTTGAGAGAAATAGAACGATCCGAAAATTATTTTTCTAATTTAGATAAAATGTAAAATAAAAAAAACGCCCACAATCAAGCAGGCGTTGGAATATTTCAACAAAACTGAAAAATACTATTCTTCCTTTTTAGCTGCTTTTTTTGCAGGTGCTTTTTTCGCAACTGTTTTTTCAGCTGCTGGCGCTTTTGCTACCACTGCTTTTTTTACGGTTGTTTTTTTAGCAGCTGCTTTTGGTGCTTCAACTGTTTCGGTTTTCTCAGCTCTCGGTGTAGATTTTTTAGAAGACTTTGGAACAAAAGCATTTCCTGTGGAAGCTTTTCTTGGTCTGCTGACACCGTAAGAACCCATTGCTATTTTGCCTTTGCGGCTTTTTTTATCACCTTTTCCCATGATTTATTTTTAAATATTTTTTGTGCAAATGTAAAAAAATATTTCTATTGGCGTTTCTTTTAAACGAAAAAGAATGCTTGTTTTTCAATCTTTTGTCAGTAATAAATCATTTATCACGCGCAGTACAAATTCCAATTGTTGCTCTTTATTGAGATCTGTATTGTCTAAAATAATCGCGTCTTTGGCTTGTGTCAGCGGACTTTCTTTGCGATGTGTATCGTCGTGATCACGTTGCGTTAAATTGTGTTTTACGTCTTCAAACGTAGCATAATCGCCTTTAGAAGTCATCTCATCCAATCGTCTTTGCACGCGCACATTCATATCTGCTGTCATAAATATTTTTAGTTCAGCATTCGGAAAAATGCGCGTTCCAATGTCTCGACCGTCCATTACAACGCCTTTGTTTTTTCCTAAATCGTGTTGAAT
Above is a window of Bacteroidia bacterium DNA encoding:
- a CDS encoding PIN domain-containing protein, with translation MRVYLDTNVLLDFFLKREPFYESSKSIIRMADEMKIICYTSPISISNIAYIMQKFGRDKVKNLTLKLLSIIHLTELDKQIYIAAFNSKFEDVEDALQYFSASKTKADVIITRNTKDFKHSSIEINTPEQFLNQRVP
- a CDS encoding DUF6364 family protein, producing MNTKLTLSIEPELIKEIKKYSHQKGISISKIVQDYFTILTQKNKQKKKSAVDELSGMIEDLDIPENFNAETEREKYLLKKHLK
- a CDS encoding 4Fe-4S dicluster domain-containing protein, with product MAIRITDECINCGACEPECPNNAIYEGGNEWRFSDGTSLKGNFTGKSGLSVEADSPQTPKTMDVYYIVTDKCTECVGFHDEPQCAAVCPVDCCISDDDNKESKEELLQKKQTLHV
- a CDS encoding acyl-CoA reductase; translation: MELKKRLAAFSELSDILRHFLLTEKNNFSNQKYAEKLDAAIARSFFVNGWFTESNVKKALFSIAEMLRKEKLEKWIFPYQNQIETYIGNKNVGVIMAGNIPMVGFHDMICVLVSGNNFIGKLSSSDTVLIPLLAEILTELEPDFKNKILFTEGRLPSIDAVIATGSNNSSRYFDYYFGKYPHIIRKNRTSVAVLDGTEAANDLALLGEDVFSYFGLGCRNVSKLFFPEGYNVNLLFESFFEFNFVINNHKYANNYDYNKTIYLMRLEPVFDNNFLILKEDKNFASPVAVLFYEHYSDEKSLFEKIAFQKENIQCCVTAEKNNFSKLKFGTTQQPELWDYADDVDTLKFLLSDVIA
- a CDS encoding glycosyltransferase, with product MLLLDNVPADLGIVVVIPCFNESLLLNTLDALLNCTRSDCSTEIIVVLNASENADEKIIFQNNETKKYFLEWKKKHLDYKLKFYLIEACLLPKKYAGVGLARKIGMDEAYLRFEKSTQKNKIIACMDADSLCEKNYFTALENHFLKNPKTPACSIYFEHPVNGNEFSKEVYEGIIQYELFLRYYNQGLRYAGFPFAFHTIGSSMAVRAEVYKKQGGMNKRKAGEDFYFLQKIMLLGFFSELNETKIIPSPRPSNRVPFGTGKAIQKWLDEKNNSYSAYHPQSFIDIKKLFDTIESCYQKNNFSDFLLVLPNTVQLFLAENNFSERVKEWNENSTSKKYFLKRFFSWFDGFTMLKFMHYVRDEHYGLMDLQTTVSQLLELRNKGFEKNNFSAEAQLKLLREIERSENYFSNLDKM
- a CDS encoding 30S ribosomal protein THX is translated as MGKGDKKSRKGKIAMGSYGVSRPRKASTGNAFVPKSSKKSTPRAEKTETVEAPKAAAKKTTVKKAVVAKAPAAEKTVAKKAPAKKAAKKEE